A window of the Candidatus Margulisiibacteriota bacterium genome harbors these coding sequences:
- a CDS encoding acyltransferase: protein MSKNTILNENPNFNGMIIKGRGEVYIGNNFHSGEGCLIITSYHNYDKGKSLPYDDTMINKDVFIGDNVWLGDRVIILGGIKIGEGAIIQAGAVVIRDVPDLAIVGGNPAAIFKYRDKEHYYSLKPINCNFD from the coding sequence TTGTCAAAAAATACAATACTTAACGAAAATCCCAATTTTAATGGAATGATTATTAAGGGTAGAGGAGAGGTTTATATTGGTAACAATTTTCATTCAGGAGAGGGTTGTTTAATTATTACATCCTATCATAATTACGATAAAGGTAAGTCTCTTCCTTATGATGATACAATGATAAATAAAGATGTTTTTATTGGAGATAATGTTTGGTTGGGCGATCGTGTTATTATACTAGGAGGAATTAAGATTGGAGAAGGTGCAATAATTCAAGCTGGAGCTGTTGTTATACGGGATGTTCCAGATTTAGCAATTGTAGGTGGAAACCCTGCAGCAATTTTTAAATATCGAGACAAAGAACATTATTATTCATTAAAACCAATAAATTGTAA